A portion of the Pseudorasbora parva isolate DD20220531a chromosome 1, ASM2467924v1, whole genome shotgun sequence genome contains these proteins:
- the LOC137087835 gene encoding GTPase IMAP family member 7-like isoform X2, which produces MGASKSQPERRIVLLGKTGDGKSSSGNTILKQQVFKSKASPESVTVECVSGKRVIDGKKITVIDTPGLFDTGMDEETIKSEIIRSVIESSPRLDMFTIVLKVGRYTGQEMETVDKILECCGQDIFNHSVVLFTHGEQLEGQTIEEFVKMSPKLQELVDKCGGHCHVIDNKYWKSRQTGNRSNTVQVKNLLETIEQKLKDSNGCYTNELLQIVEEEIQQKMKNIKKANLLAEEKRELAKKSVRRRLVVQLAEVKPGVLTNAFLGISVAVTSIVTLLKGTNVPRVVNASTVFYNSGS; this is translated from the exons ATGGGAG CTTCTAAATCTCAACCTGAGAGAAGGATTGTGCTTCTTGGGAAAACTGGAGATGGCAAGAGCAGCTCCGGGAACACGATTCTCAAACAGCAAGTCTTCAAGAGTAAAGCTTCCCCGGAGTCTGTAACGGTCGAATGTGTCAGTGGAAAACGGGTGATTGATGGCAAGAAGATCACCGTTATTGACACGCCTGGACTCTTTGACACGGGAATGGATGAAGAGACCATCAAATCCGAGATCATTAGATCCGTGATCGAAAGCTCTCCCCGTTTAGACATGTTCACCATCGTTCTGAAGGTCGGGAGATACACGGGACAAGAAATGGAGACTGTGGATAAAATCTTGGAGTGTTGTGGACAAGACATATTTAATCATTCAGTGGTTTTATTCACTCACGGCGAACAGCTAGAAGGCCAAACCATCGAGGAGTTTGTAAAGATGAGTCCAAAGCTACAGGAGCTTGTTGATAAATGTGGGGGCCACTGTCATGTCATCGACAATAAATACTGGAAAAGCCGGCAAACGGGAAACAGGAGCAACACGGTTCAGGTGAAAAATCTGCTGGAGACCATCGAGCAAAAGCTGAAGGACAGTAATGGCTGCTACACCAATGAGCTGCTTCAGATAGTGGAGGAAGAGATTCAACAGAAGATGAAGAACATAAAAAAGGCCAATTTGTTGGCTGAAGAGAAGCGAGAATTAGCTAAAAAGAGTGTGCGCAGAAGACTTGTCGTTCAGCTTGCAGAAGTGAAACCAGGGGTGCTGACCAATGCTTTTCTTGGCATTAGTGTGGCAGTGACATCCATTGTGACTTTACTGAAAGGCACTAATGTTCCCAGAGTGGTGAATGCAAGTACTGTATTCTATAACAGTGGTTCTTAA
- the LOC137087835 gene encoding GTPase IMAP family member 7-like isoform X1: protein MCLLVKPANCSKYFELTILLGNQTSSSSKSQPERRIVLLGKTGDGKSSSGNTILKQQVFKSKASPESVTVECVSGKRVIDGKKITVIDTPGLFDTGMDEETIKSEIIRSVIESSPRLDMFTIVLKVGRYTGQEMETVDKILECCGQDIFNHSVVLFTHGEQLEGQTIEEFVKMSPKLQELVDKCGGHCHVIDNKYWKSRQTGNRSNTVQVKNLLETIEQKLKDSNGCYTNELLQIVEEEIQQKMKNIKKANLLAEEKRELAKKSVRRRLVVQLAEVKPGVLTNAFLGISVAVTSIVTLLKGTNVPRVVNASTVFYNSGS, encoded by the exons ATGTGTCTCCTGGTGAAACCTGCGAACTGCTCGAAGTACTTTGAGCTGACAATCCTTCTGGGAAATCAAACGAGCTCTT CTTCTAAATCTCAACCTGAGAGAAGGATTGTGCTTCTTGGGAAAACTGGAGATGGCAAGAGCAGCTCCGGGAACACGATTCTCAAACAGCAAGTCTTCAAGAGTAAAGCTTCCCCGGAGTCTGTAACGGTCGAATGTGTCAGTGGAAAACGGGTGATTGATGGCAAGAAGATCACCGTTATTGACACGCCTGGACTCTTTGACACGGGAATGGATGAAGAGACCATCAAATCCGAGATCATTAGATCCGTGATCGAAAGCTCTCCCCGTTTAGACATGTTCACCATCGTTCTGAAGGTCGGGAGATACACGGGACAAGAAATGGAGACTGTGGATAAAATCTTGGAGTGTTGTGGACAAGACATATTTAATCATTCAGTGGTTTTATTCACTCACGGCGAACAGCTAGAAGGCCAAACCATCGAGGAGTTTGTAAAGATGAGTCCAAAGCTACAGGAGCTTGTTGATAAATGTGGGGGCCACTGTCATGTCATCGACAATAAATACTGGAAAAGCCGGCAAACGGGAAACAGGAGCAACACGGTTCAGGTGAAAAATCTGCTGGAGACCATCGAGCAAAAGCTGAAGGACAGTAATGGCTGCTACACCAATGAGCTGCTTCAGATAGTGGAGGAAGAGATTCAACAGAAGATGAAGAACATAAAAAAGGCCAATTTGTTGGCTGAAGAGAAGCGAGAATTAGCTAAAAAGAGTGTGCGCAGAAGACTTGTCGTTCAGCTTGCAGAAGTGAAACCAGGGGTGCTGACCAATGCTTTTCTTGGCATTAGTGTGGCAGTGACATCCATTGTGACTTTACTGAAAGGCACTAATGTTCCCAGAGTGGTGAATGCAAGTACTGTATTCTATAACAGTGGTTCTTAA
- the LOC137087861 gene encoding GTPase IMAP family member 7-like, which yields MGASESQPEKRIVLLGKTGDGKSSSGNTILKQQVFKSKASPESVTAECVSGDRKVDGKKITIIDTPGLFDTGLDEETIKSEIIRSVIESSPGPDIFTIVLKVGRYTGQEMEIVDKIVECCGEDTFNHSVVLFTHGEQLEGQTIEEFVKLSPKLQELVDKCGGRCHVIDNKYWKRRQMGYRSNRVQVKNLLETIEQKLKDSKNGCYTNELLQIVEEEIQEEMKNVEDVNLLPEEKREIAKKIVHKRLLVRLAGVTTGTLTGAFLGIGVAVASVVTLLKGTNVPEVVKAGTAAGAVGATGVVAGAAAVKAGIVAAGAGVGLAGSGLAAATGVAFGAAALAGAIGGGITGYKATNEGDSVCDAIKNTAKLNYENAKGAVKKAKKHQHKLFKKEDNSTN from the exons ATGGGAG CTTCTGAATCTCAACCTGAGAAAAGGATCGTGCTTCTTGGGAAAACTGGAGATGGCAAGAGCAGCTCCGGGAACACGATTCTCAAACAGCAAGTCTTCAAGAGTAAAGCTTCACCGGAGTCTGTGACGGCTGAATGTGTCAGTGGAGATCGGAAGGTCGATGGCAAGAAGATCACCATTATTGACACGCCTGGACTCTTTGACACAGGATTGGATGAGGAGACCATCAAATCCGAGATCATTAGATCCGTGATTGAAAGCTCTCCGGGTCCAGACATATTTACCATCGTCCTGAAGGTCGGGAGATACACGGGACAAGAAATGGAGATTGTGGATAAAATCGTGGAGTGCTGTGGAGAAGATACCTTTAATCATTCAGTGGTTTTATTCACTCACGGCGAACAGCTAGAAGGCCAAACCATCGAGGAGTTTGTGAAGCTGAGTCCAAAGCTACAGGAGCTTGTTGATAAATGTGGAGGCCGCTGTCACGTCATTGACAATAAATACTGGAAAAGGCGGCAAATGGGATACAGGAGCAACAGGGTTCAGGTGAAAAATCTGCTGGAGACCATCGAGCAAAAGCTGAAGGACAGTAAGAACGGCTGCTACACCAATGAACTGCTTCAGATAGTGGAGGAAGAGATTCAAGAGGAGATGAAGAATGTAGAGGATGTCAATTTGTTGCCAGAAGAGAAGCGAGAAATTGCTAAAAAGATTGTGCACAAAAGACTTCTCGTTCGGCTTGCAGGAGTAACCACAGGGACGTTGACCGGTGCTTTTCTCGGCATTGGTGTGGCAGTGGCATCTGTCGTGACTTTACTGAAAGGCACTAATGTTCCCGAAGTGGTGAAAGCAGGAACTGCAGCCGGAGCTGTCGGAGCCACAGGAGTCGTAGCAGGAGCAGCGGCGGTGAAGGCAGGGATTGTTGCCGCAGGGGCTGGTGTtggattagctggttcaggtctCGCTGCAGCTACAGGAGTTGCTTTTGGAGCTGCAGCTCTTGCCGGAGCGATCGGAGGAGGAATTACTGGATACAAAGCAACAAATGAGGGTGATTCGGTGTGTGATGCAATTAAGAACACAGCCAAACTCAACTATGAGAATGCCAAAGGTGCAGTGAAAAAGGCAAAGAAACATCAACACAAACTGTTTAAAAAGGAGGACAATAGTACTAATTAG